One Stenotrophomonas sp. SAU14A_NAIMI4_5 DNA segment encodes these proteins:
- a CDS encoding spore coat U domain-containing protein, translating to MRSAVRSPLAWALALALAGPAAAADTTTFNVTLIVTKACTITAAAATNVDFGTAASTTATPTLAQGSVTAQCSALTPYTISLNAGANAGTANDVTTRRMKNTNAAVTANNYVGYQLYQDAARTLVWGATSGTNTQAGIGTGLAVPYQVYGQITNLSTNNAAAGNYLDTVTATITY from the coding sequence ATGCGATCTGCCGTACGTTCCCCGTTGGCCTGGGCCCTCGCCCTGGCTCTGGCCGGCCCAGCCGCCGCCGCCGACACGACCACGTTCAACGTCACCCTGATCGTCACCAAGGCCTGCACGATTACCGCAGCCGCGGCCACCAACGTCGACTTCGGCACGGCCGCGTCGACCACCGCCACCCCCACCCTGGCCCAGGGTTCGGTCACGGCGCAGTGCTCGGCACTGACCCCGTACACGATCTCGCTCAATGCTGGCGCCAACGCGGGCACCGCCAATGACGTGACCACCCGCCGGATGAAGAACACCAATGCTGCGGTGACTGCCAACAACTATGTCGGCTACCAGCTGTACCAGGACGCCGCGCGCACCCTGGTGTGGGGCGCCACCTCGGGCACCAATACCCAGGCCGGCATCGGCACGGGCCTGGCGGTTCCCTACCAGGTGTATGGCCAGATCACCAACCTGAGTACCAACAACGCCGCGGCCGGTAATTACTTGGACACGGTCACCGCCACGATCACCTATTAA
- a CDS encoding fimbria/pilus outer membrane usher protein — protein sequence MSALLGAALAPAATFAADVAGVSVDAILPAPTPLTATQTLYLDVLLNSTPRGLLPFVENRGRLQASPEVLRQLGFNATGQAPVFLDQLTGVVVRYDAGLQTLALDVPLDQLTLPTTVLSRPQVSAPSGKASPGVLFNYDVYGSRVDDLANLSVGSELRIFGLGDGTFENTAISRRYQQAEDRHWRGESVRLDTRWTLDFPEQALTLEVGDFYSGFVDWSRPVRLGGIQIGRNYGLQPYRVLTPTPSFLGQAVVPSTVELYVDGLRQYSGQVPIGPFQLAAQPGISGTGSAQVVVTDAFGRMQTLDFSFYGTQQLLAKGLSDWSLGVGRLREQFGERSFAYDDRTVASANWRGGISDRFTGEAHAEGGAGLAEAGLGGWWQLGSAGVVNLAYAHSRYQGLQGGQRAVGYSWNNRRFNFNLRSVRSHGDFRDLGALQDNLPPSISEQATVGVDLLKLGTLSASYLRLRYPDGDDNRYASLFWSRSWSPRWSAYLSVNQNLDTSEDRSIYLSLTASLGDNRQASVSSQRNGGTQSWVTDVTQPVPGDGSASGIGWRAQVRQGDDGTGGLAEVGILNDVGRYSFGASRQGGLNFAYASASGSLVWMDGHTFATREVSDAFAVVSTSGVGGVPVRLENRLIGVTDDRGLLLVSPLLSWQRNRVSIDTLDLPADMRADRIEDWVTPRQRAGTGVTFKLRARPSVTLILQDLQGQPLEAGSEVRLPDGRRATVGYDGLLYLEDVSPGTTLYVTTSNGHCRSRVPEQPQVVASGAQPRPAALQCMPETAP from the coding sequence GTGAGCGCGCTGTTGGGTGCAGCCCTCGCTCCCGCAGCAACGTTTGCCGCCGATGTCGCCGGGGTGTCGGTCGATGCGATCCTGCCGGCGCCGACCCCGCTCACCGCCACCCAGACCCTGTACCTGGACGTGCTGTTGAACAGCACGCCGCGCGGGCTGCTGCCCTTCGTCGAAAATCGTGGCCGCCTGCAGGCCAGCCCCGAGGTGCTGCGCCAGCTCGGCTTCAACGCCACTGGCCAGGCACCGGTCTTCCTGGACCAGCTCACCGGCGTGGTGGTGCGTTATGACGCTGGCCTGCAGACCCTCGCACTGGACGTGCCGCTGGACCAGCTGACTCTGCCGACCACCGTACTCAGCCGCCCGCAGGTGAGTGCGCCCAGCGGCAAGGCCTCACCCGGCGTGCTGTTCAACTACGACGTCTACGGCAGCCGCGTCGATGATCTGGCCAACCTCAGCGTGGGCTCGGAACTGCGCATCTTCGGGCTCGGCGACGGCACGTTCGAGAACACGGCCATCAGCCGCCGCTACCAGCAGGCCGAGGATCGCCACTGGCGCGGGGAGAGCGTGCGCCTGGACACGCGCTGGACCCTGGATTTCCCCGAGCAGGCACTGACCCTGGAAGTGGGTGATTTCTACAGCGGCTTCGTCGACTGGTCACGGCCGGTGCGTCTGGGCGGCATCCAGATCGGCCGCAACTATGGGCTGCAGCCTTACCGCGTGCTGACCCCGACCCCGTCGTTCCTCGGCCAGGCAGTGGTCCCCTCCACCGTCGAGCTCTACGTGGACGGCCTGCGCCAATACAGCGGCCAGGTCCCGATCGGCCCGTTCCAGCTGGCTGCGCAGCCAGGCATCAGCGGCACCGGCAGCGCACAGGTGGTGGTGACCGATGCGTTCGGCCGCATGCAGACCCTGGACTTCAGTTTCTACGGCACCCAACAGCTGCTGGCCAAGGGCCTGTCGGACTGGTCGCTGGGCGTGGGCCGGCTGCGCGAGCAGTTCGGCGAGCGCTCCTTCGCCTACGACGACCGTACCGTGGCCAGCGCCAACTGGCGCGGCGGCATCAGCGACCGCTTCACCGGCGAGGCCCATGCCGAGGGCGGCGCCGGCCTGGCCGAGGCCGGCCTGGGCGGCTGGTGGCAGCTGGGCAGCGCCGGCGTGGTCAACCTGGCCTACGCGCACAGCCGCTACCAGGGCCTGCAGGGCGGGCAACGGGCGGTGGGCTACAGCTGGAACAACCGCCGTTTCAACTTCAACCTGCGCAGCGTGCGCAGCCATGGCGATTTCCGCGACCTGGGCGCACTGCAGGACAACCTGCCACCCAGCATCAGCGAGCAGGCCACCGTCGGCGTGGACCTGTTGAAACTGGGCACTCTCAGCGCCAGTTACCTGCGGCTGCGCTACCCCGACGGCGACGACAACCGCTATGCCAGCCTGTTCTGGTCCCGCAGCTGGAGCCCGCGCTGGTCGGCCTACCTGTCGGTCAACCAGAACCTCGACACATCCGAGGATCGCAGCATCTACCTGTCACTGACCGCCAGCCTGGGCGACAACCGCCAGGCCAGCGTGTCCAGCCAGCGCAACGGCGGCACCCAGAGCTGGGTGACCGATGTCACCCAGCCGGTCCCGGGCGATGGCAGCGCCAGCGGCATCGGCTGGCGCGCCCAGGTCCGCCAGGGCGACGACGGCACCGGCGGCCTGGCCGAGGTCGGCATCCTCAACGACGTCGGCCGCTATTCGTTCGGCGCATCACGCCAGGGCGGGCTGAACTTCGCCTATGCCAGCGCCAGTGGCAGCCTGGTGTGGATGGACGGGCATACCTTCGCCACGCGCGAAGTCTCCGACGCCTTCGCGGTGGTCAGTACCAGCGGCGTCGGCGGCGTGCCGGTGCGGCTGGAGAACCGGCTGATCGGCGTGACCGACGACCGCGGCCTGCTGCTGGTCAGCCCGCTGCTGTCCTGGCAGCGCAACCGCGTCTCGATCGACACCCTGGACCTGCCGGCGGACATGCGCGCCGACCGCATCGAGGACTGGGTCACGCCGCGCCAGCGGGCCGGTACCGGGGTGACCTTCAAGCTGCGCGCACGGCCGTCGGTGACGCTGATCCTGCAGGACCTGCAGGGCCAACCGCTGGAGGCCGGCAGCGAGGTCCGGCTGCCGGATGGCCGCCGGGCCACGGTGGGCTACGACGGCCTGCTGTACCTGGAGGACGTCAGCCCCGGCACCACGCTGTACGTCACCACCAGCAACGGCCATTGCCGTTCCCGCGTGCCGGAGCAGCCGCAGGTGGTGGCCAGCGGCGCGCAGCCGCGCCCGGCCGCCTTGCAATGCATGCCGGAGACCGCGCCATGA
- a CDS encoding GGDEF domain-containing protein: protein MPPELTAALALCRNLPSPPGIALRIIELAQDPEADIATAADIIAIDMALSARMLRIANSPLYASRRRIENLGQALTMLGLNATISLALGFTVTQGLTGGSGADHDLRQRAWKRSILSALAASQLGQARGLRRLEELMLAGLLQDMGVLCLAQAESERYLPLLREAGGNLDLLAREREELGCTHADVGAWVAEQWGLPRYLVDSIRLSESEPATDNAFQACVQLSGAVADIWLDEDADGARERALHEVHERLQLDSARFDQVLARISDALPDIASLFETGLSSPSRVRELIDHAQELTTLRNLREMQDAEQARRRADEFEARAKRLADQAHRDALTGVLNRRQLETVLDQEFQRAGRHGWPLSVAFIDLDDFKKINDAHGHLTGDEVLRVFASKLQGQLRNSDTVARFGGEEFVALLPNTSEATALDVIRRVLASIVSTPMVELEGGPLFVTFSAGVATQGGYERFAGVQDLLRAADDVLYRSKNLGRNRVIARSPGELGHDELSATAGAELG, encoded by the coding sequence ATGCCTCCTGAGCTGACTGCTGCCCTGGCGCTGTGCCGCAACCTGCCCTCGCCTCCCGGTATTGCCCTGCGCATCATCGAACTGGCCCAGGACCCGGAAGCGGACATCGCCACCGCCGCCGACATCATCGCCATCGACATGGCGCTGAGCGCTCGCATGCTGCGCATCGCCAACTCGCCGCTGTATGCCAGCCGGCGCCGCATCGAGAACCTCGGCCAGGCACTGACCATGCTCGGCCTCAACGCCACCATCAGCCTGGCGCTGGGCTTCACCGTCACCCAGGGCCTGACCGGTGGCAGCGGCGCAGACCACGACCTGCGCCAGCGCGCCTGGAAGCGCAGCATCCTCAGCGCCCTGGCCGCCAGCCAGCTGGGCCAGGCCCGCGGCCTGCGCCGGCTGGAAGAGCTGATGCTGGCCGGCCTGCTGCAGGACATGGGCGTGCTGTGCCTGGCCCAGGCCGAATCCGAGCGTTACCTGCCCCTGCTGCGCGAAGCCGGCGGCAACCTGGACCTGCTCGCCCGCGAACGCGAGGAACTGGGCTGCACCCACGCCGACGTCGGCGCCTGGGTGGCCGAACAGTGGGGCCTGCCGCGCTACCTGGTGGACAGCATCCGCCTGAGCGAGTCCGAGCCCGCCACCGACAATGCATTCCAGGCCTGCGTACAGCTCTCAGGCGCGGTCGCCGACATCTGGCTGGACGAGGATGCCGACGGCGCGCGCGAACGCGCCCTGCACGAGGTCCACGAGCGCCTGCAGCTGGACAGCGCGCGCTTCGACCAGGTGCTGGCGCGCATCAGCGACGCGCTGCCGGACATCGCCAGCCTGTTCGAGACCGGCCTCAGCTCGCCCTCCCGCGTGCGCGAGCTGATCGACCATGCGCAGGAACTGACCACGCTGCGCAACCTGCGTGAGATGCAGGATGCCGAGCAGGCGCGCCGCCGCGCCGACGAATTCGAGGCGCGGGCCAAGCGCCTGGCCGACCAGGCCCACCGTGACGCCCTCACCGGCGTGCTCAACCGCCGCCAGCTGGAAACCGTGCTCGACCAGGAGTTCCAGCGCGCCGGCCGGCATGGCTGGCCGCTGTCGGTGGCCTTCATCGACCTGGACGATTTCAAGAAGATCAACGATGCCCACGGCCACCTGACCGGTGACGAGGTGCTGCGCGTGTTCGCCAGCAAGCTGCAGGGCCAGCTGCGCAACAGCGACACCGTGGCCCGCTTCGGCGGCGAGGAATTCGTGGCACTGCTGCCCAACACCAGCGAAGCGACGGCCCTGGACGTCATCCGCCGCGTACTGGCCAGCATCGTCTCCACCCCGATGGTCGAGCTGGAGGGCGGGCCACTGTTCGTGACCTTCTCCGCCGGCGTGGCCACCCAGGGCGGTTACGAGCGCTTTGCCGGCGTGCAGGACCTGCTGCGGGCGGCCGATGACGTGCTGTACCGCTCCAAGAACCTGGGCCGTAACCGCGTCATCGCGCGCTCGCCCGGCGAACTGGGGCATGATGAGCTGTCTGCCACCGCAGGTGCCGAACTGGGCTGA
- a CDS encoding fimbria/pilus periplasmic chaperone: MLRRWLPGLLALLLPLPAAALELVPTTLQLPAAGGRTELWLHNPGPAPWRGRLQIWAWDQQTGAERLQRSEQVLASPTLIDLPAGARQRVWLLPRTPAPVAAEQAYRVLLTPDDRRQPRYSLPLFRGSDPADARARLWVETAGNAAQPELRLHNEGPRHARLSDLVYEDAQGEPHVLLPGLAGYVLADRERHWQLPARADGYRGGRFRARLQDGEAQVLSAPRPAIAADASAGL; the protein is encoded by the coding sequence ATGCTCAGGCGCTGGCTGCCCGGCCTGCTGGCCCTGCTGCTGCCCCTGCCGGCGGCGGCACTGGAACTGGTGCCGACCACCCTGCAGCTGCCCGCGGCCGGCGGCCGCACCGAACTGTGGCTGCACAACCCCGGCCCGGCGCCCTGGCGCGGGCGCCTGCAGATCTGGGCCTGGGACCAGCAGACCGGTGCCGAACGGCTGCAGCGCAGCGAGCAGGTCCTGGCCAGCCCCACCCTGATCGACCTGCCCGCCGGCGCCCGCCAACGGGTCTGGCTGCTGCCACGCACGCCCGCACCGGTCGCCGCGGAACAGGCCTACCGGGTGCTGCTGACCCCCGATGACCGCCGGCAGCCCCGCTATTCCCTGCCACTGTTCCGCGGCAGTGATCCCGCCGACGCGCGGGCTCGTCTCTGGGTGGAGACAGCCGGCAATGCGGCGCAGCCCGAGCTGAGACTGCATAATGAGGGGCCTCGCCACGCCCGCCTCAGCGACCTCGTATACGAGGACGCGCAGGGCGAGCCGCACGTGCTGCTGCCGGGTCTCGCCGGGTATGTACTCGCCGACCGGGAGCGCCATTGGCAGCTGCCGGCCCGTGCCGACGGCTACCGCGGCGGCCGCTTCCGGGCCCGTCTGCAGGATGGAGAGGCGCAGGTCCTGTCTGCGCCCAGACCCGCAATTGCAGCGGACGCCTCCGCCGGGCTATAA
- the rpsB gene encoding 30S ribosomal protein S2: MPQVTMRQMLEAGVHFGHQTRYWNPKMAPYIFGARGKIHIINLEKTVPLFNDAMNFISSVAQKRGTVLFLGTKRSARETIREEAERCGMPFMNQRWLGGTLTNFRTVKQSVARLKELEAGESDGTFEKLVKHEVLGLRRERDKLEASLGGIKDMNRLPDAIFVIDIGHEDIAIKEAKKLGIPVIAVVDTNYNPELVDYAIPGNDDAIRAVQLYARAAADAVLEGKAAAPHAASVREEEFADAAAAEEGKPARRAPAKKAAADKGEAQA, from the coding sequence ATGCCCCAGGTCACCATGCGTCAGATGCTGGAAGCCGGCGTCCACTTCGGCCACCAGACCCGCTACTGGAACCCCAAGATGGCTCCGTACATCTTCGGCGCCCGCGGCAAGATCCACATCATCAACCTGGAAAAGACCGTCCCGCTGTTCAACGACGCGATGAACTTCATCTCGTCGGTTGCCCAGAAGCGCGGCACCGTCCTGTTCCTGGGCACCAAGCGCAGCGCCCGCGAAACCATCCGTGAAGAAGCCGAGCGTTGCGGCATGCCGTTCATGAACCAGCGTTGGCTGGGCGGCACCCTGACCAACTTCCGTACCGTCAAGCAGTCGGTTGCCCGCCTGAAGGAACTGGAAGCCGGTGAATCCGACGGCACCTTCGAGAAGCTGGTCAAGCACGAAGTGCTGGGCCTGCGTCGCGAGCGCGACAAGCTGGAAGCCTCGCTGGGCGGCATCAAGGACATGAACCGTCTGCCGGACGCCATCTTCGTGATCGACATCGGCCACGAAGACATCGCGATCAAGGAAGCCAAGAAGCTGGGCATCCCGGTCATCGCCGTGGTCGACACCAACTACAACCCGGAACTGGTCGACTACGCGATCCCGGGCAACGACGACGCCATCCGCGCTGTGCAGCTGTACGCCCGCGCCGCTGCCGACGCCGTGCTGGAAGGCAAGGCTGCTGCTCCGCACGCTGCTTCGGTGCGTGAAGAAGAGTTCGCCGACGCCGCTGCTGCCGAAGAAGGCAAGCCGGCCCGTCGCGCACCGGCCAAGAAGGCTGCTGCTGACAAGGGCGAAGCCCAGGCCTGA
- a CDS encoding spore coat U domain-containing protein yields the protein MTARHLLLALSLLAGLVVVAPARAAATCVATANPTLPFNTINSLAAGPTTATLNITVTCNTAALSLLASTGVRVCVGIGPGTGGSNATWRTMTTSTSDTMNFQLYNTPSLSQVTGLVPRGTPPAQELTMSYSVPVLTGGSGAQSTSLTAQIPANQVLASGAYSSTFSGANVVLTWAWNEVLLGTATVPAACNGGATGTATASAAFSFTATANVLPLCGSYVTTDMNFGNVTGGIPANIDQTATLTLTCLKNTAYQVSLDNGQNNPAATSTRRMSTTIGGSRYYVGYELYRDAARSQRWGNTLTVDTASGTGTGTAQQLTIYGRVPPVTGQPPAGTYNDRITVTITY from the coding sequence ATGACAGCCCGCCATCTGCTGCTGGCCCTGTCGCTGCTGGCCGGCCTGGTGGTGGTGGCGCCGGCCCGGGCCGCCGCGACCTGCGTGGCGACCGCCAACCCGACCCTCCCCTTCAACACCATCAACAGCCTCGCAGCGGGCCCCACCACCGCCACGCTGAACATCACCGTCACCTGCAATACAGCCGCGCTGAGCCTGCTGGCCTCCACCGGGGTGCGGGTCTGCGTGGGCATTGGCCCCGGCACTGGCGGCAGCAACGCCACCTGGCGGACGATGACCACCAGTACCAGCGACACCATGAATTTCCAGCTCTACAACACCCCGAGCCTCAGCCAGGTCACCGGTCTGGTGCCGCGCGGCACACCGCCGGCGCAGGAACTGACCATGAGCTACAGCGTGCCAGTGCTGACCGGCGGCAGTGGCGCACAGAGCACCAGCCTGACGGCGCAGATCCCGGCCAACCAGGTGCTGGCCTCCGGTGCCTACAGCAGTACCTTCAGCGGTGCCAACGTGGTGCTCACCTGGGCCTGGAACGAAGTCCTGCTCGGCACCGCGACGGTGCCGGCGGCGTGCAACGGCGGCGCCACCGGCACCGCCACGGCCAGCGCGGCCTTCAGCTTCACCGCCACCGCCAACGTGCTGCCGCTGTGTGGCAGCTACGTCACCACCGACATGAACTTCGGCAACGTCACCGGCGGCATCCCCGCCAACATCGACCAGACCGCCACCCTGACCCTGACCTGCCTGAAGAACACCGCCTACCAGGTCAGCCTCGACAACGGTCAGAACAACCCCGCCGCCACCAGCACCCGGCGGATGAGCACGACCATCGGCGGCAGCAGGTACTACGTGGGCTACGAGCTGTACCGCGATGCCGCGCGCAGCCAGCGCTGGGGCAACACCCTCACCGTGGACACCGCCAGCGGCACCGGCACTGGCACGGCGCAGCAGCTGACCATCTACGGCCGCGTGCCGCCGGTGACCGGACAGCCGCCGGCCGGCACCTACAATGACCGGATCACGGTGACCATCACCTATTGA
- a CDS encoding molecular chaperone, translating to MGWHRMTLPHPWFATGVALLLGLVLSAPAAAATSMQVAPTSLQMDPRQRAAELWLTNSGASPVKVQVRVYRWSQQDGEEQLLPTTDLMATPPMQEMAAGQQQLIRVMRTDPQPPASQQYYRLIVDEVPDLSTRAEGMQFVLRYSIPVFIQPGGGKLAPQLQAQLVRLGDGRNGVEIRNSGNSYAQIADLALGSAKRPRIIHPGLLGYVLPGQVMRWPLERTAIDRDNDQITAKLNGESAQTPLSPPPAR from the coding sequence ATGGGGTGGCATCGGATGACCCTGCCCCACCCGTGGTTCGCCACCGGGGTGGCGCTGCTGCTCGGCCTCGTCCTGTCGGCTCCAGCAGCGGCGGCCACCAGCATGCAGGTGGCGCCCACCAGCCTGCAGATGGACCCGCGCCAGCGCGCCGCCGAACTGTGGCTCACCAACAGTGGTGCGTCACCGGTGAAGGTGCAGGTGCGGGTCTACCGCTGGAGCCAGCAGGACGGCGAGGAGCAGCTGCTGCCCACCACCGACCTGATGGCCACCCCGCCAATGCAGGAAATGGCGGCCGGCCAGCAGCAGCTGATCCGGGTGATGCGCACCGACCCGCAGCCGCCGGCCAGCCAGCAGTACTACCGCCTGATCGTCGACGAGGTGCCGGACCTGTCCACCCGCGCCGAAGGCATGCAGTTCGTCCTCCGTTACTCCATCCCCGTGTTCATCCAGCCCGGCGGCGGCAAGCTGGCGCCGCAGCTGCAGGCCCAGCTGGTGCGCCTGGGCGATGGCCGAAACGGAGTGGAAATCCGCAACAGCGGCAACAGTTATGCGCAGATCGCCGACCTGGCGCTGGGCAGCGCCAAGCGGCCGCGCATCATCCATCCGGGCCTGCTTGGCTATGTGCTGCCCGGCCAGGTGATGCGCTGGCCACTGGAACGCACGGCGATCGACCGCGACAACGACCAGATCACGGCCAAGCTCAATGGCGAGTCCGCGCAGACACCGCTATCGCCCCCACCGGCTCGCTGA
- the tsf gene encoding translation elongation factor Ts gives MEITASLVKELRERTGAGMMECKKALTEAGGDINAAAEALRKSGAAKADKKADRVAAEGRLGLAQDGGKAVLVEINSETDFVANDVNFKNFVDSVAAAALASGAVDAEALKTAKLASGETVEEARATAIQKLGENIQIRRLVKVDTTGNVGAYVHTNGKVGVLVDLIGGDVELARGLAMHVAALKPPHNKAADVPAEFVEKEKEIELAKMSEKDKSKPADILEKIIAGKINKIVSEVTLYGQTYVLGDTTVEQVVKAAGADVAGFQLLVVGEGIEKVVEDYAAEVAKAMQV, from the coding sequence GTGGAAATCACTGCTTCCCTGGTCAAGGAACTGCGCGAGCGCACCGGCGCCGGCATGATGGAATGCAAGAAGGCGCTGACCGAAGCCGGCGGCGACATCAACGCCGCTGCTGAAGCCCTGCGCAAGTCGGGCGCCGCCAAGGCCGACAAGAAGGCTGACCGCGTGGCCGCTGAAGGCCGTCTGGGCCTGGCCCAGGACGGCGGCAAGGCCGTGCTGGTCGAGATCAACTCGGAAACCGACTTCGTTGCCAACGACGTCAACTTCAAGAACTTCGTCGATTCCGTCGCCGCTGCCGCCCTGGCATCGGGCGCCGTTGACGCCGAAGCCCTGAAGACCGCCAAGCTGGCCTCCGGCGAAACCGTCGAAGAAGCCCGCGCCACCGCGATCCAGAAGCTGGGTGAAAACATCCAGATCCGTCGCCTGGTCAAGGTCGACACCACCGGCAACGTCGGTGCCTACGTCCACACCAACGGCAAGGTCGGCGTGCTGGTTGACCTGATCGGCGGCGACGTCGAGCTGGCCCGCGGCCTGGCCATGCACGTGGCTGCGCTGAAGCCGCCGCACAACAAGGCTGCCGATGTGCCGGCCGAGTTCGTGGAAAAGGAAAAGGAAATCGAACTGGCCAAGATGTCCGAGAAGGACAAGTCCAAGCCGGCCGACATCCTGGAAAAGATCATCGCCGGCAAGATCAACAAGATCGTCAGCGAAGTGACCCTGTACGGCCAGACCTACGTGCTGGGCGACACCACCGTCGAGCAGGTGGTCAAGGCCGCCGGCGCCGACGTGGCTGGCTTCCAGCTGCTGGTCGTCGGTGAAGGCATCGAGAAGGTGGTGGAAGACTACGCCGCCGAAGTTGCCAAGGCGATGCAGGTCTGA
- the map gene encoding type I methionyl aminopeptidase: MSVNLKTPQEIEAMRIAGRLASEVLDIVTPHVKPGVTTEELDRICHDHIVNVQGATPANVGYRGFPKSVCTSVNNVICHGIPSEGKVLKDGDIINIDVTVIKDGWHGDTSRMYFVGTPSVMARRLVEATYEAMWRGIRAVRPGATLGDIGHAIQSYAEGERFSVVREYCGHGIGKVYHDEPQVVHYGRPGQGLVLQPGMTFTIEPMINEGTRYNKVLPDGWTVVTKDRKLSAQWEHMIAVTETGVDVLTLSPGESQVS; encoded by the coding sequence ATGAGCGTGAATCTGAAAACCCCGCAGGAAATCGAGGCGATGCGCATCGCCGGCCGCCTGGCCAGCGAAGTGCTCGACATCGTCACCCCCCACGTCAAGCCCGGTGTCACCACCGAGGAGCTGGACCGCATCTGCCACGACCACATCGTGAACGTGCAGGGCGCCACGCCGGCCAACGTCGGCTACCGCGGCTTCCCCAAGAGCGTGTGCACCTCGGTCAACAATGTCATCTGCCACGGCATCCCCAGCGAAGGGAAGGTGCTCAAGGACGGCGACATCATCAACATCGACGTCACCGTCATCAAGGACGGCTGGCACGGCGATACCAGCCGCATGTACTTCGTCGGCACGCCGTCGGTGATGGCCCGCCGCCTGGTCGAAGCCACCTACGAAGCGATGTGGCGCGGCATCCGCGCGGTGCGTCCGGGCGCGACCCTGGGCGACATCGGCCATGCCATCCAGAGCTATGCCGAAGGCGAGCGTTTCAGCGTGGTGCGCGAGTACTGCGGCCACGGCATCGGCAAGGTCTACCACGATGAACCACAGGTGGTGCATTACGGCCGCCCGGGCCAGGGCCTGGTGCTGCAGCCGGGTATGACCTTCACCATCGAGCCGATGATCAACGAGGGCACCCGCTACAACAAGGTGCTGCCGGACGGCTGGACCGTGGTGACCAAGGACCGCAAGCTGTCGGCGCAGTGGGAGCACATGATCGCGGTCACCGAGACCGGCGTGGACGTGCTGACCCTGTCGCCGGGCGAATCGCAGGTCTCCTGA